The Terriglobia bacterium genome includes a region encoding these proteins:
- a CDS encoding Zeta toxin family protein → MSFNVYIIAGPNGAGKTTFAREFLPLYANCRNFVNADLIAEGVSPFSPEAAAFRAGRLMLGEIELLATRSVDLGFETTLSGRTHLNLIRDLKKRRYAAHLFFLWVPTVELALSRVRGRVMKGGHDVPAAVVRRRFERSMRNFFQHYRVLADSWILFDNSGAAPDIIALEKRGKLRIMRKELYRDLISRYEGR, encoded by the coding sequence GTGAGTTTCAACGTTTACATCATCGCTGGTCCAAACGGTGCCGGCAAGACGACCTTCGCGCGCGAATTCCTACCGCTCTATGCCAACTGCAGGAACTTCGTCAATGCCGATCTGATCGCCGAGGGCGTGTCGCCGTTTTCGCCGGAGGCAGCGGCGTTCCGGGCCGGGCGGCTGATGCTCGGCGAGATCGAGTTGCTGGCCACGCGGTCCGTAGACCTTGGTTTTGAGACGACGCTCTCAGGCCGAACCCATCTCAACCTGATCCGTGATCTCAAGAAGCGTCGCTACGCTGCGCATTTGTTCTTTTTGTGGGTGCCTACAGTTGAACTGGCGTTGTCAAGAGTGAGAGGCCGCGTGATGAAGGGCGGTCATGATGTGCCGGCGGCAGTCGTTCGCCGGCGATTCGAGCGCTCCATGAGGAATTTCTTCCAGCACTATCGAGTCCTGGCCGACTCCTGGATTCTGTTTGACAACTCGGGCGCCGCACCAGACATCATCGCGCTTGAGAAGCGGGGAAAGCTCCGTATAATGCGGAAGGAGCTTTACCGCGACCTGATTTCGCGTTACGAAGGAAGGTGA